From the genome of Delphinus delphis chromosome 8, mDelDel1.2, whole genome shotgun sequence, one region includes:
- the SLC39A13 gene encoding zinc transporter ZIP13 isoform X2, whose protein sequence is MPGCPCPGCGMAGQRLLFLAALALELLGGAGGSQQAFRSRGVAAACRLDNKESESWGALLSGERLDTWICSLLGSLMVGLSGVFPLLVIPLEMGTTLRSEAGARRLKQLLSFALGGLLGNVFLHLLPEAWAYTYSASPGGEGQSLQQQQQLGLWVIAGFLTFLALEKMFLDSKEEETSQVSGYLNLLANTIDNFTHGLAVAASFLVSKKIGLLTTMAILLHEIPHEVSDFAILLRAGFDRWSAAKLQLSTALGGLLGACFAICTQSPKGVEETVAWILPFTSGGFLYIALVNVLPDLLEEDDPWRSLQQVLLLCTGIVVMVLFSVFVE, encoded by the exons ATGCCTGGATGTCCCTGCCCTGGTTGTGGCATGGCGGGACAGAGGCTCCTCTTCCTCGCTGCTCTTGCCCTGGAgctcctgggaggggctgggggttccCAGCAGGCCTTCCGGAGCCGGGGGGTGGCAGCGGCCTGTCGCCTGGACAATAAGGAAAGCGAGTCCTGGGGGGCCCTGCTGAGTGGCGAGCGGCTGGACACGTGGATCTGCTCCCTCCTGGGCTCACTCATGGTGGGGCTCAGCGGGGTCTTCCCGTTGCTCGTCATTCCCTTGGAGATGGGGACCACGCTGCGCTCAGAAG CTGGGGCCCGGCGCCTGAAGCAGCTGCTCAGCTTCGCCTTGGGGGGACTCCTGGGCAATGTGTTTCTCCACCTGCTGCCCGAGGCGTGGGCCTACACGTACAGTGCCAGCCCTG GTGGTGAGGGGCAGAGCctgcagcagcaacagcaactgGGACTGTGGGTCATTGCTGGCTTCCTGACCTTCCTGGCGCTGGAGAAGATGTTCTTGGACAGCAAGGAGGAGGAGACTAGCCAG GTCAGTGGCTATCTCAACCTGCTGGCCAACACCATAGACAACTTCACCCACGGGCTGGCTGTGGCTGCCAGCTTCCTTGTGAGCAAGAag atCGGGCTCCTGACCACCATGGCCATCCTCCTGCATGAGATCCCCCATGAG GTGAGCGACTTTGCCATCCTGCTCCGGGCCGGCTTTGACCGATGGAGCGCAGCCAAGCTGCAGCTCTCGACGGCCTTGGGGGGCCTGCTGGGCGCCTGCTTCGCCATCTGTACTCAGTCCCCCAAGGGAGTAG aggAGACCGTGGCCTGGATCCTGCCCTTCACCTCTGGCGGCTTTCTCTACATCGCCCTGGTGAACGTGCTGCCCGACCTCTTGGAGGAAGATGACCCATG gcGCTCTCTGCAGCAAGTGCTTCTGCTCTGCACGGGCATTGTGGTGATGGTGCTGTTCTCGGTCTTCGTCGAGTAA
- the SLC39A13 gene encoding zinc transporter ZIP13 isoform X1 has product MPGCPCPGCGMAGQRLLFLAALALELLGGAGGSQQAFRSRGVAAACRLDNKESESWGALLSGERLDTWICSLLGSLMVGLSGVFPLLVIPLEMGTTLRSEAGARRLKQLLSFALGGLLGNVFLHLLPEAWAYTYSASPGGEGQSLQQQQQLGLWVIAGFLTFLALEKMFLDSKEEETSQAPSKDPAAAAALSGGHHLAQPAAGPGLSAVVRNIKVSGYLNLLANTIDNFTHGLAVAASFLVSKKIGLLTTMAILLHEIPHEVSDFAILLRAGFDRWSAAKLQLSTALGGLLGACFAICTQSPKGVEETVAWILPFTSGGFLYIALVNVLPDLLEEDDPWRSLQQVLLLCTGIVVMVLFSVFVE; this is encoded by the exons ATGCCTGGATGTCCCTGCCCTGGTTGTGGCATGGCGGGACAGAGGCTCCTCTTCCTCGCTGCTCTTGCCCTGGAgctcctgggaggggctgggggttccCAGCAGGCCTTCCGGAGCCGGGGGGTGGCAGCGGCCTGTCGCCTGGACAATAAGGAAAGCGAGTCCTGGGGGGCCCTGCTGAGTGGCGAGCGGCTGGACACGTGGATCTGCTCCCTCCTGGGCTCACTCATGGTGGGGCTCAGCGGGGTCTTCCCGTTGCTCGTCATTCCCTTGGAGATGGGGACCACGCTGCGCTCAGAAG CTGGGGCCCGGCGCCTGAAGCAGCTGCTCAGCTTCGCCTTGGGGGGACTCCTGGGCAATGTGTTTCTCCACCTGCTGCCCGAGGCGTGGGCCTACACGTACAGTGCCAGCCCTG GTGGTGAGGGGCAGAGCctgcagcagcaacagcaactgGGACTGTGGGTCATTGCTGGCTTCCTGACCTTCCTGGCGCTGGAGAAGATGTTCTTGGACAGCAAGGAGGAGGAGACTAGCCAG GCCCCCAGCAAAGACCCTGCAGCTGCGGCCGCGCTCAGTGGAGGCCACCATCTGGCCCAGCCAGCTGCAGGGCCCGGCCTGAGCGCCGTGGTCCGGAACATCAAA GTCAGTGGCTATCTCAACCTGCTGGCCAACACCATAGACAACTTCACCCACGGGCTGGCTGTGGCTGCCAGCTTCCTTGTGAGCAAGAag atCGGGCTCCTGACCACCATGGCCATCCTCCTGCATGAGATCCCCCATGAG GTGAGCGACTTTGCCATCCTGCTCCGGGCCGGCTTTGACCGATGGAGCGCAGCCAAGCTGCAGCTCTCGACGGCCTTGGGGGGCCTGCTGGGCGCCTGCTTCGCCATCTGTACTCAGTCCCCCAAGGGAGTAG aggAGACCGTGGCCTGGATCCTGCCCTTCACCTCTGGCGGCTTTCTCTACATCGCCCTGGTGAACGTGCTGCCCGACCTCTTGGAGGAAGATGACCCATG gcGCTCTCTGCAGCAAGTGCTTCTGCTCTGCACGGGCATTGTGGTGATGGTGCTGTTCTCGGTCTTCGTCGAGTAA
- the SLC39A13 gene encoding zinc transporter ZIP13 isoform X3, with amino-acid sequence MPGCPCPGCGMAGQRLLFLAALALELLGGAGGSQQAFRSRGVAAACRLDNKESESWGALLSGERLDTWICSLLGSLMVGLSGVFPLLVIPLEMGTTLRSEAGARRLKQLLSFALGGLLGNVFLHLLPEAWAYTYSASPGGEGQSLQQQQQLGLWVIAGFLTFLALEKMFLDSKEEETSQAPSKDPAAAAALSGGHHLAQPAAGPGLSAVVRNIKVSGYLNLLANTIDNFTHGLAVAASFLVSKKIGLLTTMAILLHEIPHEVSDFAILLRAGFDRWSAAKLQLSTALGGLLGACFAICTQSPKGRRPWPGSCPSPLAAFSTSPW; translated from the exons ATGCCTGGATGTCCCTGCCCTGGTTGTGGCATGGCGGGACAGAGGCTCCTCTTCCTCGCTGCTCTTGCCCTGGAgctcctgggaggggctgggggttccCAGCAGGCCTTCCGGAGCCGGGGGGTGGCAGCGGCCTGTCGCCTGGACAATAAGGAAAGCGAGTCCTGGGGGGCCCTGCTGAGTGGCGAGCGGCTGGACACGTGGATCTGCTCCCTCCTGGGCTCACTCATGGTGGGGCTCAGCGGGGTCTTCCCGTTGCTCGTCATTCCCTTGGAGATGGGGACCACGCTGCGCTCAGAAG CTGGGGCCCGGCGCCTGAAGCAGCTGCTCAGCTTCGCCTTGGGGGGACTCCTGGGCAATGTGTTTCTCCACCTGCTGCCCGAGGCGTGGGCCTACACGTACAGTGCCAGCCCTG GTGGTGAGGGGCAGAGCctgcagcagcaacagcaactgGGACTGTGGGTCATTGCTGGCTTCCTGACCTTCCTGGCGCTGGAGAAGATGTTCTTGGACAGCAAGGAGGAGGAGACTAGCCAG GCCCCCAGCAAAGACCCTGCAGCTGCGGCCGCGCTCAGTGGAGGCCACCATCTGGCCCAGCCAGCTGCAGGGCCCGGCCTGAGCGCCGTGGTCCGGAACATCAAA GTCAGTGGCTATCTCAACCTGCTGGCCAACACCATAGACAACTTCACCCACGGGCTGGCTGTGGCTGCCAGCTTCCTTGTGAGCAAGAag atCGGGCTCCTGACCACCATGGCCATCCTCCTGCATGAGATCCCCCATGAG GTGAGCGACTTTGCCATCCTGCTCCGGGCCGGCTTTGACCGATGGAGCGCAGCCAAGCTGCAGCTCTCGACGGCCTTGGGGGGCCTGCTGGGCGCCTGCTTCGCCATCTGTACTCAGTCCCCCAAGGGA aggAGACCGTGGCCTGGATCCTGCCCTTCACCTCTGGCGGCTTTCTCTACATCGCCCTGGTGA
- the PSMC3 gene encoding 26S proteasome regulatory subunit 6A isoform X2: MATVWDEAEQDGIGEEVLKMSTEEIIQRTRLLDSEIKIMKSEVLRVTHELQAMKDKIKENSEKIKVNKTLPYLVSNVIELLDVDPNDQEEDGANIDLDSQRKGKCAVIKTSTRQTYFLPVIGLVDAEKLKPGDLVGVNKDSYLILETLPTEYDSRVKAMEVDERPTEQYSDIGGLDKQIQELVEAIVLPMNHKEKFENLGIQPPKGVLMYGPPGTGKTLLARACAAQTKATFLKLAGPQLVQMFIGDGAKLVRDAFALAKEKAPSIIFIDELDAIGTKRFDSEKAGDREVQRTMLELLNQLDGFQPNTQVKVIAATNRVDILDPALLRSGRLDRKIEFPMPNEEARARIMQIHSRKMNVSPDVNYEELARCTDDFNGAQCKAVCVEAGMIALRRGATELTHEDYMEGILEVQAKKKANLQYYA, from the exons ATCATGAAGAGCGAAGTGTTGCGAGTCACCCACGAGCTCCAAGCCATGAAGGACAAAATCAAAGAGAACAGTGAGAAAATCAAAGTGAACAAGACTCTGCCGTACCTGGTCTCCAACGTCAtcgag ctcCTAGATGTTGATCCCAACGATCAAGAGGAAGATGGTGCCAATATTGACCTGGATTCCCAGAGGAAGGGCAAGTGTGCAGTGATCAAAACCTCTACACGACAG ACATACTTCCTGCCTGTGATTGGGTTGGTGGATGCTGAAAAGCTGAAGCCAGGAGACTTGGTG ggtgtgAACAAAGACTCCTATCTGATCCTGGAGACCCTGCCCACAGAGTACGACTCGCGGGTGAAGGCCATGGAGGTGGACGAGAGGCCCACAGAGCAATACAGTGACATCGGGGGCCTGGATAAGCAGATTCAGGAG CTGGTGGAGGCCATCGTCCTGCCAATGAACCACAAGGAGAAGTTTGAGAACTTAGGGATCCAGCCTCCAAAGGGGGTGCTAATGTACGGGCCCCCAGGTACGGGGAAGACCCTGCTGGCCCGGGCCTGTGCTGCACAGACCAAG gccaCCTTCCTGAAGCTGGCTGGCCCCCAGCTGGTGCAGATGTTCATTGGGGACGGTGCCAAGCTAGTCCGGGATGCCTTTGCCCTGGCCAAGGAGAAGGCTCCATCCATCATCTTCATCGATGAGCTGGACGCCATCGGCACCAAGCG CTTTGACAGTGAGAAGGCCGGGGACCGGGAGGTGCAGAGGACGATGCTGGAGCTTCTGAACCAGCTGGACGGGTTCCAGCCGAACACCCAAGTGAAG GTAATTGCAGCCACTAACAGGGTGGACATCCTGGACCCTGCCCTGCTCCGCTCAGGCCGCCTGGACCGCAAGATCGAGTTCCCGATGCCCAACGAGGAGGCCCGGGCCAGAATCATGCAGATCCACTCCCGAAAGATGAATGTCAG ccctgacGTGAACTACGAGGAGCTGGCCCGCTGTACAGACGACTTCAACGGGGCCCAGTGCAAGGCCGTGTGTGTGGAGGCG GGCATGATCGCGCTGCGCAGGGGCGCCACAGAGCTCACCCACGAGGACTACATGGAGGGCATCCTGGAGGTACAGGCCAAGAAGAAAGCCAACCTGCAGTACTACGCCTAA
- the PSMC3 gene encoding 26S proteasome regulatory subunit 6A isoform X1 yields the protein MSTEEIIQRTRLLDSEIKIMKSEVLRVTHELQAMKDKIKENSEKIKVNKTLPYLVSNVIELLDVDPNDQEEDGANIDLDSQRKGKCAVIKTSTRQTYFLPVIGLVDAEKLKPGDLVGVNKDSYLILETLPTEYDSRVKAMEVDERPTEQYSDIGGLDKQIQELVEAIVLPMNHKEKFENLGIQPPKGVLMYGPPGTGKTLLARACAAQTKATFLKLAGPQLVQMFIGDGAKLVRDAFALAKEKAPSIIFIDELDAIGTKRFDSEKAGDREVQRTMLELLNQLDGFQPNTQVKVIAATNRVDILDPALLRSGRLDRKIEFPMPNEEARARIMQIHSRKMNVSPDVNYEELARCTDDFNGAQCKAVCVEAGMIALRRGATELTHEDYMEGILEVQAKKKANLQYYA from the exons ATCATGAAGAGCGAAGTGTTGCGAGTCACCCACGAGCTCCAAGCCATGAAGGACAAAATCAAAGAGAACAGTGAGAAAATCAAAGTGAACAAGACTCTGCCGTACCTGGTCTCCAACGTCAtcgag ctcCTAGATGTTGATCCCAACGATCAAGAGGAAGATGGTGCCAATATTGACCTGGATTCCCAGAGGAAGGGCAAGTGTGCAGTGATCAAAACCTCTACACGACAG ACATACTTCCTGCCTGTGATTGGGTTGGTGGATGCTGAAAAGCTGAAGCCAGGAGACTTGGTG ggtgtgAACAAAGACTCCTATCTGATCCTGGAGACCCTGCCCACAGAGTACGACTCGCGGGTGAAGGCCATGGAGGTGGACGAGAGGCCCACAGAGCAATACAGTGACATCGGGGGCCTGGATAAGCAGATTCAGGAG CTGGTGGAGGCCATCGTCCTGCCAATGAACCACAAGGAGAAGTTTGAGAACTTAGGGATCCAGCCTCCAAAGGGGGTGCTAATGTACGGGCCCCCAGGTACGGGGAAGACCCTGCTGGCCCGGGCCTGTGCTGCACAGACCAAG gccaCCTTCCTGAAGCTGGCTGGCCCCCAGCTGGTGCAGATGTTCATTGGGGACGGTGCCAAGCTAGTCCGGGATGCCTTTGCCCTGGCCAAGGAGAAGGCTCCATCCATCATCTTCATCGATGAGCTGGACGCCATCGGCACCAAGCG CTTTGACAGTGAGAAGGCCGGGGACCGGGAGGTGCAGAGGACGATGCTGGAGCTTCTGAACCAGCTGGACGGGTTCCAGCCGAACACCCAAGTGAAG GTAATTGCAGCCACTAACAGGGTGGACATCCTGGACCCTGCCCTGCTCCGCTCAGGCCGCCTGGACCGCAAGATCGAGTTCCCGATGCCCAACGAGGAGGCCCGGGCCAGAATCATGCAGATCCACTCCCGAAAGATGAATGTCAG ccctgacGTGAACTACGAGGAGCTGGCCCGCTGTACAGACGACTTCAACGGGGCCCAGTGCAAGGCCGTGTGTGTGGAGGCG GGCATGATCGCGCTGCGCAGGGGCGCCACAGAGCTCACCCACGAGGACTACATGGAGGGCATCCTGGAGGTACAGGCCAAGAAGAAAGCCAACCTGCAGTACTACGCCTAA